The genomic interval CAGAGctgactcagtttccttctgGACACATCACCCAACAGGACCCTGGCCTCAGCACGGGTACGTGTGGTGCTTTTCTAAGATGCACTCTTGGAAAAGGGACTCACAGTCCCTGGAGAGCGATTCCTACTTTTGTCACTGGGGTTATTacgtatctttcttttttcctctttccttttacgccattatcttttaaaaaaattcctctgtcttcccactttttcttttttttctttttaaagactcttCTTCCTCCTACCcgttctcctttttctttttttctcttgcccaTACCCTCATCTTCAAGGTCACTTACCCAGCCTTCCGAAGCACCCTTCCCAGTTCCCAGAGCTGCGGCTCCAATGCCACCTTCAGCCGGCCCACCACAATCACGGGCAAGCTCCCTACAAACTCACACTCGGTGGCTGGAATGCCCAGGGCCCTACGGGATGAAGAGGGATGGAAAGCAGGGGAAATGAGGCAGAATACTCATCTGAGGGTTCATTACTGATTCTGGCCTGCCGACTACAGAGATCAGGCCCCtttcaccctcccctcccccacctcagctGTCCAACAGCCCTACCCCCTGCCCTagccgctcccctcccccatgtgtGCCTCaaacccctgccctcctccccctcctgtgGTTCCTCTGCCCTGTATATCTGTTCTAGGAAATACCCTGTGGGACACTTACTGTGCCATAACCCTCTGGACGTTGTTGGCATAGAGGGTGGGGTCCCTGCTTTCCTCCGGGCTGGGGCGGTACACAGGGAGGAACTGAAACACACAGAGACCTCTCATCAGTACCTCAAAGCTAGGGGTGACCACTTCCACCCTCTTTCCCCAAAGCTTCCAGGCTCAGCAGATGCCCATTCTCCCACCCAACCCACGGGGGTCATACCTCCACATCCACGATGCTGCAGGGCTGAGAGGCTGTGAGCCAGAGGACTTTGAGTCTAAgagaaaagagacctcagaggTTCAGCAATCTCTAACTATGGGCTCCCCGCACCCCAAGAATGGGAGTGGCAAAGTACCGTCCactgatataaaaataatctacTAGCCATACAGTCAGCTGGATGAGTATACAGCAGGGAGGCAAAGGGGCCAGAAAGGCGGCAGGATAAGAGAGAGAACGCTGCAGGTCTAGGCCAGGGGAAGAAGTGCAGGTGAGGGGTTTCAGTAACCGGCAGAGGAAAAGAGGCAAGCCGGGTGGTGTGGACCACCGAGCGAGAAAAGCTAGGAAGGTAAGACAAAAGTCACTATGATTACAGCAGGAATGATTAGGTGGGGCAGCTTAAAGGCACTTCCAGATTATAGCAGGAGACGGGAACAAAACAGAGGGACAGGGGCATGCCCTTCGCTAGAGTTCTCTCAGTCCCAGGACGAAGAAGGGCTATTCACCTTGTCTGGAAGGTGGAAGATGCGCCAGGAATTCTGTGGGACCCCCCTTGCCACCCTCACCCCAGGAACACCACTACTCACACTCCAGGGCCCCTCCATGCCCAGCTGGTGGTATCCTACGTGGAAAGCAGAGGTGAGGGGAGAAAGGCATTACTTTTCTTTCCCGGAACTGGCCAATCCTTTTGGAGCAGAGGCCCTGaacctgaccctgaccctgacccacCCCACATGCACATCCCATGGTGACACTGGCGGTTTTCACTGATTCCCATTCAGGGTGGATTTgtgctccccctcccccgtctCGAACTAAGACTCACCAGACTGTTGGGGTAGCGGATGAGGACAGGCTGCACAGGCACCCCTGCGATGAAGGCTCCTAAACCCCgtttccacccccaccccccaggcagAGGTTAGAGAATGGAGGTAGCTAGAGGGCATGAAGTATATAGGCATCTGGATCAGCTCTACAATGAGATCTGGCCTTGctccatttcatttataattttctctgaCTCGTGGAGACTCTTCAGTGTCAGCTAGGAGGCtccctgtcttcctccctcccccacccctccacttcTTGGGTTATTCCAGAGTCCCTCTCCAAATCCTGGGCTCCTTTTTCCTACAGCCCTACCATCCACTGCTGTTTTATTCACCTGGTTTGAATTTAAGCAAAGCCTTCTTGTTGGAACAGGTGCCCTCAGGAAAGAATAGTacctgggtaaaaaaaaaaaaaaaatcaagagaccAGAATGAGGTGGGTGGAACGGGACGAGAGGAAAAAGAAGCCTCTTCAGGAGCACATAAAAGGCGAGAAGGTCTGAAGACCCTTTTACCCACCTGGGGCCACTTGCCTCCTGAGGTAGCCCGCCTTCGGACCTCCTCCACCACCCTGCGCCGAGAAGCCGGGTCATGCCTGGACACTAGGATGGCTTGGTTGAAGCGAAGAAGGGCTGGGGTCCGGAGAGGATACAAGGAGTCACTTGGTTCTTCCCCAGGGGTAGTAACCCCTGCAGCCTCCCCTTCCTCAACAGTAGGAGATGCTTCCCGGTTATCTCTTTGCCCTGGGGACCCTCCTTTCATGGTGTCTCATCCCTTTTAGGGAACTGACCAGAGCTCCCTGCTCTCTTCTAAATAAGCATAGAGCTCAAAGTCAAAGAGGTTGCTTTCACAAATGGTGTTAATCTGCATTTCATTTGCCAGCATCAGGCAATATCCCTTCTAACTTCTCCCTCCCGCCTTGGGGCCAGTTCTCTCCAGTGTCTCTGATTCCTGTCTTTTTCACCCAGAGTGGTCATCTCTCCTCTTCACTCCTCTTAATCTCTCACCTCCAATGACAGGAACAGAAAGGTTCTCAGCTCGAGACACAACCTTGGGCAGGTCACAGGGCAGCAGAACAATGGGGTCAAAGAAAGTAGAGTGAGGGGCAGCAACCAGGACGGGAGCTTGAAGGCGAGAGGCCCGCTGGCCCCGAACTCGAATCCGGAGGAAACCGAGCAGGAAAAAGAGCAGGCGGCTGAGGCCCAGCACCCCGTTGTGGCACACAGTCCTGCAAGGCAAGGCTGGGCATCAGCGGAGACAGTTATCCTGCCCTTCACTCACCCCCCAGGCTCAGACACCCAGGAAAGCACGTGTCCTTCTTTTGCCCTCTATTACCTGGCAAAGGGGCTAAAGTCTCTGGTTACTTTGGGACATATCAGGGTGCAAAATTTAGAGTTGAGGTCCTGGGTACCAGGGACTGAGCTTGGCTGACTCATCTCACCTACCCAGGCTGGGTAGGAGAGCTTCGgaaccctccctcctcctcttcttaaaGAGGGAGCAGAATGGATAGCagggaagagaaatgagaagcTGGGTCTCTGGGGGCTGGTTCCTCACTTACTTTCTCCATCCTGTAATCGGCTCCTGAAGCTGCTCCTCAGTAAGACCAGCTACTTGCAGCCAGGCAAAGGGCCAGAGGAGAAAGAGGACGATAAAGGCCAGAAGCACTCGGATGGGGGCCAGCAGTGCCCCCAGGAGGCAGAACTgcagagggtgggagaggaggccaCTTCAGGGATGAGATGCTCCCTCCAGGCTTCCCCTCTCCCACAAGGATGGACCCAGCAGCAGAGGGCCATCACCCCTGTATATCAGGAGACAAATAGAGTGGGAACAGGAGATGGGACTGGAACCCAAGGTGGGATGAAGGTACCAATGAGGGAAAGAGGATAAAAGATTAATGGGATCAGGGGCCTCACTTTCCTGTCTTTCAGCTGGTCCCCATCACACCAACAAAATTGAAAGACTGTTAAGAGGATTCAAGGACAACTAGTGTGAAAGCGCCCAGCACTGTGCTTGATGTAGGGTAGGTTAGAGATAGCtcctcctcccaccagccccttTCATAAATAGCTCCTACGTCTAACAGAAACCAGGTGCATAGTTCTTTCTACTTCGGGTCTGGGGGACAGAGGGTTGGGAAACACAGAGAGGTCTACTTTTCAGACCCAGGCCAGTCTCTAGTTCTGCCCAGGAGCACTTCCCCAGTACTGGGGGAAAGGCGAGAAAAGAGATCGGCCCTACTCCACAGggtagtggttgccaggagccaGGGTGACTCCATGGGCTGCCCTGGGGAGAGTGCAGGTAAACAAACCGAGCCCCAGGAGCCGGCCTCAGGGGAGGTGAAGGCAACAGAAACCTCGGACACTCCCTTCTCATAccactccccagcctccccaggcctGCTCGGCCCTCCACTTCCTGTAGCCAACCCccttctccacctccctccccccaccccagcggGAGGTGCTGCAGTGCttggcgcggggggggggggcgggtagtGGAAAGGAGGGATTGCTGGAAGAGGACGGGGGTTCAGGATCCGGGCCCAGAAACCTCTTCCAAGTCAGAGCCTCCTAGAAGCACTCAGCacgcccctgccccacccccccatccgTGGCCTCTACCTCCATCCTAGCCCATCGGCCTCCGCAGGATGTAATCCGCAGTCTCCAGCGTCCTCCACCTCCCCTACCCCTGGGTCCCCTGCAATCCTCCATCCTCACCTAGTCAGTTCTCACACACCTTCAGCTTGTCTGTCGCCCAAGCCCGCGTCCTCCCCAGGACTCCTCgaccaccccccgccacccccacgTGCGCACCTCCTGACTCCCGCCCCACTAGCCTCTCACCCACCCCCTTTCGGATCCCCATCCGCATCTGTATCAAGGCTCCAAAAGGCCTCCTTTTTCTATCCCCGCGAGTCCTGCCGACGACCCCCGCCCATACCTTACCTTAACCCTCTGGAGGCGGGAGAGGTGTAACTCATGCACGAAGGGGTTGGGGGGCGCCGGGGGTCCGGGGGTGGGATAGAGGGGGGCCCAGTCCCCCGGACTTCCCTGGCTCATAGCGGCGGGAGAACGTGGGAGGGAGGGCACCCCAGCCCGGCCCCGGGCCCCTCTTTGcagagcagcagctgcagctgcagcagcggcggcggcggcggcggcggcggcgatcTAGCCCCGGCCCCGCCTGGTGCGGGCCGCCGAGGGGCGGGGAGCAGACTGCGCGGTCTGGCCCGCGTTGTCAGGGAGCCGGCTGAGGGGCGGGGCTTCCAGCGCCCCGGCGCCCCTGCTCCTCCGCGCCCGCCACAGCGTCCGCAGACCCTCGGGCCATTGTTACGAGGCGGCCGGATGCTGGAGCGCGGCGCCTGCCTGCGGTCTGACCCCGGGCCTGGGCCTCTGGGCGTCCCTCTCGGAAAACCCGGCCGGCGCCTCCCCGCAGGCCTCCAGCTCGGAGCGAGTTTGGGGCGGCGAGGAGCGAGCGGAGCTGAAAACGCCCTCGGACTCCGCCCGGGCGTCGAGGTCACCCTGCAAGCACAGATCGGGGTGGGGCCCTCGGGCGGATGAGAATGGAAGGGCGGGCGCGCTGTGCGCGGAGGCCGGCAGCTCGCGGCCGAGGCGGGGCCCACCACCTCTCGGAGGCCGACCACCTTTCCTTCCTGGTTGGGTCGACGCCATCTCGCGTGGACTTGAGGCGCTCGCGCCCTCTGGCGGCCTTATTGTGCCTAACAGCTCTCGGCATCCGCGTCCTGCCTGAGCTAGGCAAGGCTGCCTGTTTTGGTGTGAGGACTCCGCGAGGTGCCGGCAACCATCAAGACGCTGGTCATACATTTACCAGGGCTCAACCAGGCCTGGACGGGCTGTGCGAACCTGAAAAGCTGGGATGACCCCGGACGCagccctctttttcctcctagtctcttttttctgtctttctgtttctttctttccctcgcTCCAGTGTGTAAGAGGACAAAGTAATACCCCTCATCCCCAAACTCAAACTGTCCTAGAAAGCCCATAAACTGGTTAGACCCTGGTCGTCAGGCTATGGTGAGATCAGGGAATTGGCTAGACTTTGAGATCCACAGCCAGTAACACAATCAGAAATAGTGACAAAAAGGAGATAAGAGCCTCGTTGCTTGTGGAAAGAAGCTGCCTTCAGTTCACCTTGTTTTACTTCTCTCTTCTGCATCCCTGTCAGTCACCATTTCCTGAGGGTAATGGGAACAATGGCGATCAATGGGCTATTGGGTCATTGGGTACCGTTAACCTTTTATTGGAAGGGGGACCAGGCAAAATCAGAAGTCACTTTACTTCTATCTagacccccttccctccttccttgcccCATAATTTACCCACTTATATTCCTGCCTATATCCCTAAGAGAGCAGCCAGCattctcagagaaataaaaggatatCCTAGTcagatttatttcttaaagatttttaggAAGATTCCATGgctctttaattttaaaatttaatttttccagcttttttgagatattattgacatatatgtaaatttaaggtgtacaatgtga from Physeter macrocephalus isolate SW-GA chromosome 11, ASM283717v5, whole genome shotgun sequence carries:
- the LPCAT4 gene encoding lysophospholipid acyltransferase LPCAT4, whose protein sequence is MSQGSPGDWAPLYPTPGPPAPPNPFVHELHLSRLQRVKFCLLGALLAPIRVLLAFIVLFLLWPFAWLQVAGLTEEQLQEPITGWRKTVCHNGVLGLSRLLFFLLGFLRIRVRGQRASRLQAPVLVAAPHSTFFDPIVLLPCDLPKVVSRAENLSVPVIGALLRFNQAILVSRHDPASRRRVVEEVRRRATSGGKWPQVLFFPEGTCSNKKALLKFKPGAFIAGVPVQPVLIRYPNSLDTTSWAWRGPGVLKVLWLTASQPCSIVDVEFLPVYRPSPEESRDPTLYANNVQRVMAQALGIPATECEFVGSLPVIVVGRLKVALEPQLWELGRVLRKAGLSPGCVDTEAEPGRSRMISQEEFARQLQLSDPQMVAGAFSYFQQDARGLVDFRDVALALAALDGGRSLEELTRLAFELFAEEKEEQAEGPGRLLYKDGFSTILHLLLGSPHPAARTLHAELCQAGARQGLSLCEFQDFSVHHPLHGKLFGTYLRPLQTPNASSPDSAPALANGAVQDPKQKGD